One genomic segment of Thermosipho africanus Ob7 includes these proteins:
- a CDS encoding transketolase family protein, with the protein MNEELRILYNKELVKLAEKDPRIMVLDADLMKAHRTDIFKEKFPDRYIDVGVAEANMVGIAAGLSNMGKIPFVHSFTPFATRRTYDQLAISVGLANLPVKVVGSDPGVMAELNGQTHMSFEDAGIMRNLPRFIVIEPVDFIQLKKLLPQIIEYQGPSYLRLNRKEKRVFFSENDNFEIGKIFEVKDGKDFTIITSGIMLYEVKKVVDMLESEGYSIRVLNMHTLKPVDEESIVKAAKETGKIFVVENHSIINGWGSAVAEVVSEHYPVFVKRIGIRDHYGFVGKADYLMKKFKIDSQSIYESIKEGLA; encoded by the coding sequence ATGAATGAAGAATTAAGAATTCTATACAACAAAGAATTAGTAAAATTAGCGGAAAAAGATCCAAGGATAATGGTGCTAGATGCCGACCTTATGAAAGCACATAGAACAGATATCTTCAAAGAAAAATTTCCAGATAGGTACATTGACGTAGGTGTTGCAGAAGCAAATATGGTTGGCATTGCCGCAGGACTTTCTAATATGGGAAAAATTCCATTTGTGCATTCATTTACACCCTTTGCCACAAGAAGAACTTACGATCAACTTGCAATTTCAGTTGGACTTGCAAATCTTCCTGTAAAAGTCGTTGGATCTGATCCTGGCGTTATGGCAGAATTAAACGGTCAGACTCATATGAGCTTTGAAGATGCTGGAATCATGAGGAATCTCCCAAGATTTATTGTTATCGAACCAGTTGATTTTATACAACTAAAAAAATTACTGCCGCAAATAATCGAATATCAAGGTCCTTCATATTTAAGATTAAATAGAAAAGAAAAAAGAGTATTTTTCAGTGAAAACGACAACTTTGAAATTGGAAAAATATTTGAAGTAAAAGACGGAAAAGATTTTACAATTATTACTTCTGGAATAATGCTATACGAAGTAAAAAAAGTTGTTGATATGCTTGAAAGTGAAGGATACAGCATTAGAGTACTTAATATGCATACATTAAAACCTGTTGACGAGGAAAGCATCGTAAAGGCTGCAAAAGAAACAGGAAAAATATTTGTCGTAGAAAATCACAGTATTATAAACGGTTGGGGTAGTGCTGTTGCAGAAGTTGTTTCAGAACATTATCCAGTTTTTGTAAAAAGAATAGGAATTAGGGATCATTATGGTTTTGTTGGAAAGGCGGATTATTTAATGAAAAAGTTCAAAATTGATTCACAATCAATATATGAAAGCATCAAGGAGGGATTGGCATGA
- a CDS encoding transketolase yields the protein MDKATEIYLKKKAVRVRQNILREIGTLGVGHIGGSMSIVEALVVLYYKVMKIDPKNPNWEDRDRLVLSKGHAGPALYAIFADIGYIPEEYLDTLNQPETKLPSHCDRLVTPGVDMTSGSLGQGLSAAIGMAIAAKLDKKDINVYCILGDGELQEGQVWEALLFGGNKRLDNLIVFIDYNKMQIDAPIKELNDLEPLEEKLKAFKWHTQSIDGHDINQIYEAIKRAKENKEQSSVIILNTIKGKGAYFAEGKLSCHNMKVSKEEWQKAHQLLEEEVKKYE from the coding sequence ATGGACAAAGCTACAGAAATCTATCTAAAGAAAAAAGCGGTAAGAGTTAGGCAAAACATACTAAGGGAAATAGGAACTTTAGGTGTTGGACACATTGGTGGTAGTATGTCAATTGTTGAGGCACTGGTAGTACTTTATTACAAGGTTATGAAAATAGACCCAAAAAACCCAAATTGGGAGGATAGAGACAGACTTGTTTTATCCAAGGGGCACGCAGGGCCTGCACTATATGCAATATTTGCAGATATAGGATACATTCCTGAAGAATACCTTGATACACTAAATCAGCCTGAAACAAAACTTCCAAGTCATTGTGATAGACTCGTAACTCCTGGTGTTGATATGACAAGCGGATCATTAGGTCAAGGACTTTCCGCAGCAATAGGTATGGCCATAGCGGCAAAGTTAGACAAAAAAGATATCAACGTATATTGTATTTTGGGTGATGGAGAACTACAAGAAGGCCAGGTATGGGAGGCTCTGCTCTTTGGTGGAAACAAAAGACTGGACAATTTAATAGTCTTTATAGACTACAATAAAATGCAGATAGATGCTCCTATTAAAGAACTTAACGATTTAGAACCCCTTGAAGAGAAACTTAAGGCATTCAAGTGGCACACACAATCGATAGATGGTCATGATATAAATCAAATTTATGAGGCTATAAAAAGGGCAAAGGAAAATAAAGAACAATCATCTGTAATTATACTCAACACAATAAAAGGAAAAGGAGCTTATTTTGCAGAAGGTAAACTTTCTTGCCACAACATGAAGGTTAGCAAAGAAGAATGGCAAAAGGCGCATCAATTGCTTGAAGAAGAGGTGAAAAAATATGAATGA
- a CDS encoding iron-containing alcohol dehydrogenase, with product MNFSYFMPVKIIYGKGEFKKLKEYIDENTMVICDPFLKDKIDFGKVVFSEIIPNPPTQQVKKAVSIAKKENITTIVAIGGGSTIDTAKAVSCFAENIENEVPKEKKTKLIVCPTTSGTGSEVTNVGVYTFSSGLKMPVVTDAFWPDLSIVDPELTYSMPKNVTISTGLDAFTHAIESYWATSTQDISQALSLKAAKIIKENLLKSANFDYSARDEMSKASLIAGIAFSQTRTTAAHAISFPLTNRYGIPHGIACALTLSHLIEFVYENNKSILEEFLDFLKTDVKDLKEWIDNAITEGGFSLKLRDYGVKETELPKIVEDSFKANIIKLTPANFTEDNLMQILKKIF from the coding sequence ATGAATTTTAGTTACTTTATGCCTGTAAAAATAATATATGGAAAAGGAGAGTTCAAAAAATTAAAGGAGTATATCGATGAAAACACCATGGTAATCTGTGATCCTTTCCTTAAAGATAAAATCGATTTTGGAAAGGTTGTCTTTAGCGAAATTATTCCTAACCCGCCAACGCAGCAGGTTAAAAAAGCGGTATCAATTGCTAAAAAAGAAAACATAACAACTATTGTTGCAATAGGCGGTGGAAGTACAATCGATACCGCAAAAGCGGTAAGTTGCTTTGCTGAAAATATTGAAAATGAGGTTCCTAAAGAAAAGAAAACAAAATTAATTGTTTGCCCTACAACATCTGGTACTGGAAGCGAAGTTACAAATGTTGGAGTTTATACCTTTTCAAGTGGATTAAAAATGCCTGTTGTAACAGATGCCTTTTGGCCTGACCTTTCCATAGTTGATCCTGAACTTACTTATTCAATGCCCAAAAACGTTACTATTTCAACTGGCCTTGATGCGTTTACCCACGCCATAGAATCATATTGGGCAACATCAACACAAGATATCAGTCAGGCACTCTCCTTAAAAGCTGCAAAAATAATAAAAGAAAATCTTTTAAAATCAGCCAACTTCGACTACTCAGCAAGAGATGAAATGTCAAAAGCAAGTCTTATTGCAGGAATTGCATTTTCACAAACACGAACAACTGCCGCACACGCAATTAGTTTTCCACTAACAAATAGGTATGGAATCCCGCATGGGATTGCTTGTGCATTAACTTTAAGCCACTTAATAGAATTTGTATACGAAAATAATAAATCTATACTGGAAGAGTTTTTAGATTTTCTAAAAACTGATGTTAAAGATTTAAAAGAATGGATAGATAATGCAATAACAGAAGGTGGATTTAGTTTAAAACTTAGAGATTATGGTGTTAAAGAAACTGAATTACCTAAAATTGTTGAAGATTCATTTAAGGCCAATATTATAAAATTAACACCCGCAAATTTCACAGAAGACAATTTAATGCAAATTCTAAAGAAAATTTTTTAG
- a CDS encoding DMT family transporter, with protein MKNYLFLVLLSIIWGSYYIANKIATSYQDVLVVGFYVRLFALAVMLIFTRKKELSSIKNAPFSLILIGIVGFLLDFFAFLGLKYSTASNGVLLLRTDVFFTNLISIFLGIKFLIFDWLGTLMMFIGIAFVFNIKSFSVNVGDLFFILSAFFVSLNAFLIKNVKEKYNLSNLSIGFYNNLFALVSFSALTIFSGSSLKIVNIESFLSLFIAGVFQVLIYIVYYKAMELFQIWIIRTFLLSMPIYVIIVSMFLFQEKLNINQVFGVAAILIGVFFIIFSQKRKEANL; from the coding sequence ATGAAAAACTACTTATTTCTAGTATTACTTTCTATCATCTGGGGAAGTTATTACATAGCAAATAAAATAGCAACTTCGTATCAAGATGTATTGGTCGTAGGCTTTTATGTAAGATTATTTGCATTAGCAGTTATGTTAATTTTTACAAGAAAAAAAGAATTATCTTCTATAAAAAATGCTCCCTTTAGTCTGATTTTAATTGGTATTGTAGGCTTTTTATTGGATTTTTTTGCTTTTTTGGGTCTAAAATACTCTACTGCCTCAAATGGAGTACTGCTGCTGAGAACTGATGTCTTTTTTACAAACCTAATTTCTATATTTCTTGGTATCAAATTTTTGATCTTTGATTGGCTTGGAACTTTAATGATGTTTATCGGTATAGCATTTGTGTTTAATATTAAAAGCTTTAGCGTAAATGTCGGCGATTTATTCTTCATTTTGAGCGCATTTTTTGTATCACTAAATGCGTTTTTAATTAAAAATGTAAAGGAAAAATACAATTTAAGTAATTTATCTATAGGTTTTTACAACAATTTGTTTGCTTTGGTATCTTTTTCAGCTCTAACAATATTTAGTGGTTCTTCTTTAAAGATAGTAAACATCGAATCATTTTTATCACTATTCATAGCTGGTGTATTTCAAGTTCTTATTTACATTGTTTACTACAAAGCTATGGAGTTATTCCAAATATGGATCATAAGGACTTTTTTGCTATCTATGCCCATATACGTAATTATAGTTAGTATGTTTTTGTTTCAAGAAAAACTCAATATCAATCAAGTCTTTGGTGTTGCTGCTATCTTAATTGGTGTATTCTTTATCATATTTTCACAAAAAAGAAAGGAGGCAAATTTATGA
- a CDS encoding carbohydrate ABC transporter permease, whose protein sequence is MNKKAKNVILIILAFLIVIIEMIPILVVISNSFKRDIDIFSSTPFSTNFTLKSYISVLKDRTFLRGIKNSLIVALISSAFSVIVGAMASYGITRYKFKGKKFVAYSFLTSRMIPQISLAVPMYMLFRSLNLLDNVFSLTLAHISFNIPYVIWLLLPFFAAIPKEFEEAAKVDGCGEKKIFWVIFIPLVSPGLVVSFVFSFIMSWNEFLYALILTNIRAKTAPLVVNAYLGQYAPMWGKLSAAGTLMLIPAFVITLTLQKYIIKGLMAGGVKG, encoded by the coding sequence ATGAATAAAAAAGCAAAAAATGTAATATTAATAATTTTAGCTTTCTTGATAGTAATAATAGAGATGATTCCAATATTGGTAGTTATCTCAAATAGTTTTAAAAGAGATATCGATATTTTTTCTTCTACTCCTTTTTCCACAAATTTTACTTTAAAAAGCTATATTTCCGTTTTAAAAGATAGAACTTTTTTAAGAGGTATTAAAAATAGTCTTATTGTTGCTTTAATATCCTCTGCATTTTCAGTTATAGTAGGTGCAATGGCTTCATATGGAATAACCAGGTACAAATTTAAAGGAAAAAAATTTGTCGCTTACTCATTTTTAACATCAAGAATGATTCCTCAAATTTCTCTTGCCGTTCCTATGTACATGCTGTTTAGAAGTTTAAACTTACTAGACAATGTTTTTAGTTTAACACTTGCACATATAAGTTTTAATATTCCTTATGTTATCTGGCTCCTTCTTCCATTTTTTGCAGCTATTCCAAAAGAATTTGAAGAAGCAGCAAAGGTTGATGGATGCGGTGAAAAGAAAATCTTTTGGGTTATCTTCATTCCATTAGTATCCCCCGGACTTGTTGTATCATTTGTTTTTTCTTTCATAATGTCTTGGAATGAATTTTTATACGCACTTATATTAACAAACATAAGAGCAAAAACTGCTCCTTTAGTAGTTAACGCCTATCTTGGTCAATACGCACCAATGTGGGGTAAGCTATCTGCAGCAGGTACTTTGATGTTAATACCCGCGTTCGTCATTACTTTAACACTTCAAAAATACATTATAAAAGGTTTAATGGCTGGTGGAGTTAAAGGATGA
- a CDS encoding carbohydrate ABC transporter permease: MSLKNKKKRGNFPLFFLMPAILSAFVVLIFPIVYATGLSFFEWNLVSTQNRAFVFLKNYINLFKDKIFWSALLKQFGFIFIAIPIELVIGFFVAILMNRQFKGVNILRSLLLLPVFILPILSGLTWSFMLQPEYGTINYFLSLIGLKQKAFLAYPGSAYAAVVIQDIWRMWPFMFILLYAGLSTMPKELEEAAIIDGANFFEKLYYVIVPYLKPTIVMAILLRTIDALRIFSEVYVMTGGGPGNGTLLLSLYINKQAFEYFNIGYASAMAIILIISSLILTRFLIKNSFDLGESYE, encoded by the coding sequence ATGTCGTTGAAAAATAAAAAAAAGAGGGGTAACTTTCCCCTCTTTTTCCTAATGCCAGCCATCTTATCAGCTTTTGTTGTTCTTATTTTTCCAATTGTCTATGCCACAGGCCTTTCTTTTTTTGAGTGGAATCTAGTTAGCACTCAAAATAGAGCTTTTGTCTTTTTGAAAAACTACATTAATTTATTCAAAGATAAAATATTTTGGAGCGCTCTACTAAAACAGTTTGGTTTTATATTTATAGCTATTCCTATAGAACTTGTTATAGGCTTTTTCGTTGCAATATTAATGAATAGACAATTTAAGGGTGTTAACATATTAAGGTCTCTATTACTTTTACCAGTGTTCATCCTTCCAATATTATCTGGTTTAACTTGGAGTTTTATGCTTCAACCAGAGTATGGAACTATCAACTACTTTCTTTCTTTGATTGGTTTAAAGCAAAAGGCATTTCTAGCATACCCAGGCTCAGCCTATGCAGCTGTTGTTATTCAAGATATATGGAGAATGTGGCCATTTATGTTTATTCTGCTTTATGCAGGTCTTTCTACAATGCCAAAAGAGCTGGAAGAAGCTGCGATAATAGACGGCGCAAATTTTTTTGAAAAACTATATTATGTTATAGTGCCGTATCTTAAACCAACTATAGTTATGGCTATATTGCTTAGAACAATAGATGCTTTAAGAATTTTTTCAGAAGTATATGTAATGACAGGTGGCGGCCCCGGTAATGGAACATTACTTCTTTCTTTGTACATAAACAAGCAAGCATTTGAATATTTCAACATTGGATACGCATCTGCTATGGCAATAATACTTATTATATCTTCCTTAATACTTACAAGATTCCTCATAAAAAACAGTTTTGACTTGGGTGAGAGTTATGAATAA
- a CDS encoding extracellular solute-binding protein, translating into MKKVLFLTLLVLVVSLFAGPTIRVLVWDDALTRAVLEKLPEFEKATGIRVEMELVPSGNVLQKIAVGVSSNSTQYDIVAVDEPYVPQIGKLLEPYDKWPKGKYYEKPDLNVILEETFKAAVLRDVIVGLPINGNVYVWMTRKDIIEKYKDEFMKEYGYEMMVPQTFEALLDMAKFLKKKGIYGFAPFTKSTEGSTCEAMMMFEAYGTTPIMFDKETGKYRVVLNKERAKKAMEMYKELLKYAPEGANNYGHSERIAAFNQGKVFSMFQWPAIIPDHENPDKSMVVGNIIYSAPPSGDIRRAAVRGAWVLGIPKASKNKEAAAEFAYWWSSYKAGKELVKVGMTPARVDLLKDPELAKDRPWFEGIFESMKYAISRPRIENYPEVSNVIRTYWLAGVTGQMSIDEALDKMVEELKNVVEK; encoded by the coding sequence GTGAAAAAGGTGTTGTTTTTAACGCTGCTCGTATTAGTCGTAAGTCTTTTTGCAGGGCCTACAATAAGGGTTTTAGTTTGGGATGATGCATTGACCAGAGCCGTTCTTGAAAAACTTCCAGAATTTGAAAAAGCAACTGGAATTAGAGTGGAAATGGAATTAGTACCTTCCGGAAATGTCCTTCAAAAAATTGCAGTTGGTGTATCTAGCAATTCTACACAGTATGATATAGTTGCCGTTGATGAACCTTACGTTCCACAAATTGGTAAATTACTTGAACCATATGACAAATGGCCAAAAGGAAAGTATTATGAAAAACCAGATTTAAACGTTATTCTGGAAGAAACGTTTAAAGCAGCTGTATTAAGAGATGTAATTGTTGGGCTTCCAATTAATGGTAACGTCTATGTATGGATGACAAGAAAAGACATAATAGAAAAGTACAAAGATGAATTTATGAAAGAATATGGATACGAAATGATGGTTCCACAGACATTTGAAGCACTGCTTGATATGGCAAAATTTTTAAAGAAAAAAGGGATATATGGATTTGCTCCATTTACAAAATCAACAGAAGGTTCTACTTGTGAAGCTATGATGATGTTTGAAGCATATGGTACCACACCTATTATGTTTGACAAGGAAACCGGAAAATATCGTGTTGTTCTAAACAAAGAAAGAGCAAAAAAGGCAATGGAAATGTATAAAGAATTATTAAAGTACGCTCCTGAAGGCGCAAATAACTATGGTCACTCAGAAAGAATTGCCGCATTTAACCAAGGTAAAGTCTTTTCAATGTTCCAATGGCCAGCAATAATTCCTGATCATGAAAATCCTGATAAGTCTATGGTTGTTGGTAATATCATTTATTCAGCTCCACCATCTGGTGATATTAGAAGAGCAGCAGTTAGAGGCGCCTGGGTTCTTGGAATTCCAAAAGCTTCTAAAAACAAAGAAGCAGCTGCAGAATTTGCATACTGGTGGTCATCGTATAAGGCTGGAAAAGAATTAGTTAAAGTAGGAATGACTCCAGCAAGAGTAGATTTACTAAAAGATCCTGAACTTGCAAAAGATAGACCATGGTTTGAAGGAATATTCGAATCTATGAAATATGCTATAAGCAGACCTAGAATCGAAAATTATCCAGAAGTTTCAAATGTGATTAGAACTTACTGGCTTGCTGGTGTAACAGGACAAATGTCAATCGATGAAGCCTTAGATAAAATGGTGGAGGAATTAAAAAATGTCGTTGAAAAATAA
- a CDS encoding aldo/keto reductase: protein MNYRKYGKSEKLVSEIGFGAWQLGNEKDWDGPKYEEAINLVHTAVELGCNFFDTAPNYAEGKSEMILGEALKDFNREKIVINTKVGHVPGLENGFDPYVIQKTIENSLKKLKTDYLDSVILHNPPLELLDQKSEQFKVLEKMKSEGLIKAYGASLDFSKEVDRLIERTYSEVVEILFNIFFQDVRKSFNKLKEKEYAVIVKVPLDSGWLTGKHNKNSRFTGIRSRWSVNDIERRAMLVEKVRKIKGENVSMVHEALSFILSYDAISTIAVGSKNIEQLKENLKASDIKMDIEKVKKYEELYDNEIAPNPLPW from the coding sequence ATGAATTATAGAAAATATGGAAAAAGTGAAAAATTAGTATCTGAAATTGGATTTGGAGCATGGCAACTTGGTAATGAAAAAGACTGGGATGGCCCAAAATATGAAGAGGCTATAAATTTAGTTCATACCGCAGTTGAACTAGGTTGTAATTTTTTTGATACTGCTCCAAATTATGCAGAAGGAAAAAGTGAAATGATTTTAGGCGAAGCCTTAAAAGATTTTAACAGAGAAAAAATAGTGATTAACACAAAAGTTGGACATGTACCAGGGTTAGAAAATGGCTTCGACCCTTATGTAATTCAAAAAACAATAGAAAATAGTTTAAAAAAACTAAAAACAGATTATCTTGATTCTGTTATATTGCACAATCCGCCATTAGAATTACTTGATCAAAAAAGCGAGCAATTTAAAGTGTTAGAAAAGATGAAATCCGAAGGTCTAATTAAAGCATATGGTGCATCTCTCGATTTTTCAAAAGAAGTTGATAGGTTAATAGAAAGAACCTATAGCGAAGTTGTAGAAATTCTTTTTAATATTTTCTTTCAAGATGTAAGAAAATCATTTAATAAGTTGAAGGAAAAAGAGTATGCAGTAATTGTAAAAGTTCCCCTTGATTCAGGGTGGTTAACTGGAAAGCACAACAAAAACAGTCGTTTTACAGGCATAAGAAGTAGATGGAGTGTAAATGATATAGAAAGGCGTGCAATGTTAGTTGAAAAAGTAAGAAAAATAAAAGGTGAAAATGTTTCAATGGTCCATGAGGCTTTAAGTTTTATTCTATCTTACGATGCAATTTCAACTATAGCTGTTGGCAGTAAAAATATTGAACAATTAAAAGAAAATCTAAAAGCAAGCGATATTAAAATGGATATAGAGAAAGTGAAAAAGTATGAAGAATTATATGACAATGAAATAGCCCCTAATCCACTTCCTTGGTGA
- a CDS encoding ABC transporter substrate-binding protein — MKKLFGILLVFIISLSVFSQVPLPRNETIYVAGGLWGPATTWNLYAPQSTWGTQQFLYLPPYLYDLGKDAWLPLIAESYEFVDSKTLRLKIRDEARWSDGRPIDAQDFIYTFELTKKMGVGPGLAWENYIESIKAINAKVVEFKIKEDNVNYFQFINYALTTIPVPEHVYKKIEESGESIKDWINNNPEQQVVSGPYKLYHSDPNIVVYERIDDWWGKDIFGLPAPKYIAHVIYKDNPVASLALERGEVDWAGLFIPSVWDLWEKKKLPIGTWYKKEPYFLPDGVGFLYINNTKEPLNNPAVKKAIAFAIPYNDMLKKAYFGYGKQAHPSMVIDLFEPNKQYIDYDLARKVWGTEDGRVPTDLKMAEKILDEAGFKKGPDGIRVSPDGKKLGTYTISVPYGWSDWMMMCEMIAKNLREIGIDVRTEFPDFSVWADKMTKGTFDLIISWSVGPGFDHPYNIYRFVGDYRLTSPVGVSNWAGDWERYKNEEVMELLDTAVRTLDPEQRKQAYFKIQKIFYENMPSIPAFYTAHWYEFSNKYWANWPTEDNPYWYRPSPFHVNTLPTLFGISPANNPKPVPTWFNTTENGGYLVPTKEIFEDLQNASK; from the coding sequence ATGAAAAAGCTTTTTGGGATTTTATTAGTTTTTATTATTTCTTTATCAGTATTTTCTCAAGTTCCTCTTCCAAGAAATGAAACTATTTACGTTGCAGGAGGTCTTTGGGGACCGGCAACAACTTGGAATTTGTATGCGCCACAGAGTACTTGGGGAACCCAACAATTTTTGTATTTGCCCCCATATCTTTATGATCTTGGAAAAGACGCATGGCTACCTTTAATTGCCGAAAGTTATGAATTTGTAGATTCAAAGACACTTAGATTGAAGATAAGAGATGAGGCAAGGTGGAGCGACGGAAGGCCAATAGATGCACAAGATTTTATTTACACATTTGAACTTACCAAGAAAATGGGAGTTGGACCAGGTCTTGCTTGGGAGAATTACATTGAATCTATTAAGGCTATAAATGCCAAGGTTGTAGAATTCAAGATTAAAGAAGATAATGTAAATTATTTCCAATTTATTAACTATGCTTTGACAACAATTCCTGTACCAGAACATGTTTACAAAAAAATTGAAGAAAGTGGAGAAAGTATAAAGGATTGGATAAATAATAATCCAGAACAGCAAGTTGTTTCAGGTCCATACAAACTTTATCATTCAGATCCTAATATAGTTGTCTATGAAAGAATAGATGATTGGTGGGGTAAAGATATATTTGGACTACCAGCTCCAAAATATATAGCACATGTTATTTACAAAGATAATCCTGTTGCAAGTCTTGCTCTTGAAAGAGGAGAAGTTGACTGGGCAGGACTATTTATTCCAAGTGTATGGGATCTTTGGGAAAAGAAAAAATTACCAATTGGTACATGGTATAAGAAAGAACCATATTTCTTACCTGATGGAGTTGGATTCCTTTATATAAACAATACGAAAGAACCTCTTAACAATCCTGCTGTTAAAAAAGCCATTGCATTTGCAATTCCATACAATGATATGTTAAAGAAAGCATATTTTGGATATGGAAAACAAGCACATCCATCAATGGTTATTGATTTGTTTGAACCAAACAAACAATACATTGATTATGATCTTGCAAGAAAAGTATGGGGAACTGAAGATGGTAGAGTGCCAACAGATTTAAAGATGGCAGAAAAGATTCTGGATGAAGCTGGATTTAAGAAAGGTCCAGATGGAATAAGAGTTTCCCCAGATGGAAAAAAACTAGGAACATATACAATATCTGTTCCATATGGTTGGTCGGACTGGATGATGATGTGTGAAATGATTGCAAAGAATTTAAGAGAAATTGGAATTGATGTTAGAACAGAATTTCCAGACTTTTCAGTTTGGGCAGATAAAATGACAAAAGGTACTTTTGATCTTATAATTTCCTGGAGTGTTGGACCAGGATTTGATCACCCATACAACATTTACAGATTTGTTGGTGATTACAGACTTACAAGCCCTGTTGGAGTTTCAAATTGGGCAGGAGACTGGGAAAGGTATAAAAACGAAGAAGTTATGGAATTGTTAGATACCGCTGTAAGAACTCTTGATCCAGAACAAAGGAAACAAGCATACTTTAAGATTCAAAAGATTTTCTATGAAAATATGCCAAGTATACCAGCATTCTATACTGCACACTGGTATGAATTCTCAAATAAATATTGGGCAAATTGGCCAACAGAAGATAATCCATACTGGTACAGACCTTCTCCATTCCATGTAAATACATTACCAACATTGTTTGGTATTTCTCCAGCAAACAACCCAAAACCAGTACCAACCTGGTTTAATACTACCGAAAATGGAGGATATCTTGTTCCAACTAAAGAAATATTTGAAGATTTACAAAATGCATCTAAGTAA
- a CDS encoding ABC transporter permease, with amino-acid sequence MFSKQMWKYLFRKLIFLLITYIIATTIVFLLPRIIPGNPLSQILSRLSQVAQANPESIRAAEKNLMEEFGFGKPWYIQYFDFIIKALSGDLGTSISYYPRKVLDLIIPVLPWTLILLLPATITAWFLGNSLGAKAGYRRNSWIDKGVLTTSLIVSQIPYYWLGMILIYFFGVQLGILPVGGAYTQGHFPSFTWSFFFDALKHYILPFSSIVISAMGGWAIGMRLMVIYELGNDYVRFSEALGMKDKRIYRYVFRNSLLPQITGLALSLGGALGGALITEIIFNYPGTGFLLFKALTTLDYPLIQGIFVILIAAIYLANFVVDFVYALIDPRIRLGQEE; translated from the coding sequence ATGTTTTCAAAGCAAATGTGGAAGTACCTTTTTAGGAAATTGATTTTTCTTTTAATAACTTACATAATTGCTACTACAATTGTCTTTTTGCTTCCAAGGATAATTCCTGGAAATCCTCTCTCACAAATACTTTCTAGGTTATCACAAGTTGCTCAAGCAAACCCTGAATCTATTAGAGCAGCTGAGAAAAATTTAATGGAAGAATTTGGATTTGGCAAGCCATGGTATATTCAATACTTTGATTTTATTATAAAAGCATTGAGTGGAGATTTAGGAACATCTATTTCATATTATCCTAGAAAGGTTTTGGACCTAATTATACCAGTATTACCTTGGACTTTGATTTTGCTTCTTCCAGCAACAATAACTGCTTGGTTTTTGGGGAATAGTCTTGGTGCAAAGGCAGGTTATCGAAGAAATAGTTGGATTGATAAAGGAGTTTTAACGACTTCGTTGATTGTTTCTCAAATACCATATTATTGGCTTGGAATGATTTTGATTTACTTTTTCGGAGTACAACTTGGTATTTTACCAGTTGGAGGAGCTTATACTCAAGGACATTTTCCAAGCTTTACATGGAGTTTCTTCTTTGATGCTTTAAAACATTATATTTTGCCATTTTCATCAATTGTTATATCTGCAATGGGTGGCTGGGCGATTGGTATGAGATTAATGGTAATTTATGAACTTGGAAACGATTACGTTAGATTTTCTGAAGCACTTGGTATGAAAGATAAAAGAATCTATAGATACGTTTTTAGGAATTCACTTTTACCTCAAATTACTGGACTTGCTTTAAGCTTAGGCGGTGCATTAGGTGGAGCACTTATAACTGAAATTATTTTTAATTATCCTGGTACAGGCTTTTTATTGTTTAAAGCTTTAACGACACTTGATTATCCCCTTATTCAAGGTATATTTGTGATTTTAATAGCCGCTATTTATCTAGCAAATTTTGTTGTTGATTTTGTTTATGCCTTAATTGATCCAAGAATAAGATTAGGTCAGGAGGAATGA